A genomic window from bacterium includes:
- a CDS encoding amino acid permease yields the protein MGVMSVAVRIRHRIFGTPIPSSRAQHERLMKIIALPVFASDAMSSVAYATEAILRILVLYSVTALQYQFPITLAICFLIVIVVISYQQTVFA from the coding sequence TTGGGAGTTATGAGCGTTGCTGTACGTATAAGACATCGGATTTTCGGGACACCTATTCCCTCCTCTCGTGCTCAACACGAACGTTTGATGAAGATAATTGCTCTACCTGTTTTTGCCTCTGATGCGATGTCTTCTGTAGCGTATGCAACCGAAGCAATATTAAGAATTCTCGTGCTTTATAGCGTTACCGCACTGCAATATCAGTTCCCCATAACTCTCGCTATTTGCTTTCTCATCGTTATCGTCGTTATTTCCTATCAACAGACTGTCTTTGCAT